A stretch of the Planktothricoides raciborskii GIHE-MW2 genome encodes the following:
- a CDS encoding S-layer homology domain-containing protein, whose translation MILLRSPSNSFKIDNDHCLNMNVMLPNLSCLRFRLGDRESKSLISTIVLLMLLTSCANSPAGESLQRSLEADPQLKENQPDLVQPTTPTPAPTVALPQDFPFEIPLYPGAKLLAVETEQLQAATETPSVTTPPKTGQIVSTRWQTGDSPEQVRTFWQSELQKNNWQLVGASTDSQPDIQGDKIIARQENLEVTFSIVQKPDAAASNPQSPTPLPTQYLISYHRLDSDGVATTPETTPETIASTAPQTAETTETAISTDLDQAPEPLRSYIQDLSKLGVLQMPVSKEINRQNGKVLEPNKVITRRQYAQWLMLANNKIYANQPSKQIRVATTNAQPAFQDVPISDPDFPVIQGLAEAGIIPSSLAGETTTVTFSPDQPLTRQDLILWKVPLDIRRSLPTASVDTVKETWGFQDTSKIDPRALRAVLADHQNGDLANIRRAFGYTTLFQPQKTVTRAEAAAVLWHFGISGEGRSAADALALSATQSTQPTQSTQPTQPTQSTP comes from the coding sequence ATGATTTTGCTCCGAAGCCCATCTAATTCATTTAAAATTGACAACGATCATTGCTTAAATATGAATGTGATGCTGCCTAACCTATCCTGTTTGCGATTCCGCCTTGGCGATCGCGAAAGCAAATCGCTCATTTCCACGATTGTACTCTTAATGCTTCTGACCTCTTGTGCGAATAGTCCGGCAGGCGAATCACTACAACGTTCATTAGAAGCGGATCCGCAACTGAAAGAGAATCAGCCCGATCTCGTCCAACCAACCACTCCCACTCCGGCCCCAACCGTGGCATTACCCCAGGATTTCCCCTTTGAGATTCCTTTATATCCAGGGGCAAAACTGCTGGCAGTGGAAACCGAACAACTCCAAGCAGCTACGGAAACGCCGTCGGTTACCACACCGCCAAAAACCGGGCAGATCGTCTCTACCCGTTGGCAGACTGGTGATAGTCCCGAACAGGTGAGGACTTTTTGGCAATCGGAGTTGCAAAAAAATAATTGGCAGTTGGTTGGGGCATCCACCGATAGTCAACCGGATATTCAGGGAGATAAAATCATCGCTCGTCAAGAGAATCTAGAAGTCACTTTTTCCATAGTTCAAAAGCCCGATGCCGCAGCATCTAATCCCCAAAGTCCCACCCCTTTACCGACACAATATCTGATTTCTTACCATCGTCTTGACTCGGATGGGGTGGCAACTACCCCAGAAACCACCCCTGAGACGATCGCATCCACTGCACCACAAACCGCAGAAACTACAGAAACCGCGATTTCTACCGATCTTGACCAAGCCCCCGAACCGTTACGCTCATATATCCAAGACTTGAGTAAACTAGGGGTGTTGCAAATGCCCGTCAGTAAAGAAATCAATAGACAGAATGGTAAGGTCTTAGAACCGAATAAAGTTATTACTCGTCGTCAATACGCCCAATGGCTGATGTTGGCGAATAATAAAATTTATGCCAACCAACCGAGTAAACAAATTCGTGTAGCGACTACTAATGCTCAACCAGCTTTTCAAGATGTGCCCATCAGTGACCCGGATTTTCCGGTGATTCAAGGGTTAGCGGAAGCGGGAATTATTCCCAGTTCTTTGGCTGGGGAAACCACCACGGTGACTTTTAGCCCCGACCAACCCCTGACTAGGCAAGATTTGATCCTGTGGAAAGTTCCTCTGGATATTCGGCGATCGCTTCCCACCGCTTCCGTGGATACAGTTAAGGAAACGTGGGGTTTTCAAGACACCAGTAAAATTGATCCGAGGGCGCTGCGGGCAGTTTTGGCCGATCACCAAAATGGCGATTTGGCCAATATTCGCCGCGCTTTTGGTTATACCACCTTGTTTCAGCCCCAAAAGACGGTGACTCGCGCTGAAGCGGCAGCAGTGCTCTGGCATTTCGGCATTTCTGGAGAAGGGCGATCGGCTGCGGATGCCCTAGCCTTGTCCGCTACTCAGTCCACTCAGCCTACTCAGTCTACTCAGCCTACTCAGCCTACTCAGTCCACCCCATAA
- a CDS encoding B12-binding domain-containing radical SAM protein produces MRVLLIYPRFPKSFWSFEKSLELVGRKALLPPLGLITVAAILPDEWEYKLVDRNIQETTEADWDWAELVILSGMIVQKEDLLAQIREAKRRGKPVAVGGPYATALPHEPEEAGVDYLILDEGEITLPMFVAALERGETRGVFRANGEKPDVTSTPIPRFELVDKDAYDSMAIQFSRGCPFQCEFCDIIVLYGRKPRTKTPEQLLAELDRLYELGFDQSIFLVDDNFIGNKRNVKLLLKELKKWQEAHNYHFKFHTEASVDLANDPELMEMMVDCNFIAVFLGIETPDEASLTLTKKFQNTRDSLSDSVEKIIRAGLRVMAGFIIGFDGEKPGAGDRVARFVQQTSIPIAMFSMLQALPDTALWHRLTKEGRMLNQQAAGNQTTLMNFVPTRPIEDIAREYIDAFWKIYEPMQFLDRTYRHFLMLGAPRNRVQRRKLVSWTTIRALLILFWRQGVVRETRSKFWIYLYNIFKQNPRVWDHYLTVCAHFEHFYDYRDLVRQQIESQLAEYLAAKAATDRAMAETEAMKPEIESAAA; encoded by the coding sequence ATGCGAGTTTTACTGATTTATCCTCGATTTCCGAAAAGTTTCTGGTCATTTGAAAAAAGTCTAGAGTTAGTTGGTCGTAAAGCCCTGCTACCTCCTCTGGGTTTGATTACGGTCGCCGCCATTCTTCCTGATGAATGGGAATATAAATTAGTCGATCGCAATATTCAGGAAACCACCGAAGCAGATTGGGATTGGGCGGAACTGGTGATTCTGTCTGGAATGATTGTCCAAAAAGAGGATTTATTGGCGCAAATTCGGGAAGCCAAACGCCGAGGCAAACCTGTGGCTGTGGGTGGGCCTTATGCCACGGCATTACCCCATGAACCGGAAGAAGCTGGGGTGGATTATTTAATTTTGGATGAAGGGGAAATTACCCTGCCCATGTTTGTGGCAGCCCTAGAACGCGGCGAAACTCGTGGGGTTTTTCGGGCGAATGGAGAAAAACCCGATGTCACCTCTACCCCAATTCCTCGGTTTGAATTGGTGGATAAAGATGCTTATGATTCAATGGCGATTCAGTTTTCTCGCGGTTGCCCATTCCAATGCGAATTCTGCGATATTATTGTGCTTTATGGGCGCAAACCCCGGACGAAAACTCCAGAGCAGTTGTTAGCTGAATTAGACCGCCTTTATGAGTTGGGCTTTGACCAAAGTATTTTCTTGGTAGATGACAATTTTATTGGCAATAAACGCAATGTTAAGTTATTGCTAAAAGAGTTAAAGAAATGGCAAGAAGCACATAATTATCATTTCAAGTTTCATACAGAAGCTTCGGTGGATTTGGCTAACGATCCAGAGTTGATGGAAATGATGGTTGACTGCAATTTTATTGCGGTATTTTTGGGAATTGAAACTCCCGATGAAGCTAGTTTAACTCTAACTAAGAAGTTCCAAAATACTCGCGATTCTCTGAGCGATTCGGTGGAGAAGATTATTCGCGCTGGGTTGCGGGTGATGGCTGGGTTTATTATTGGTTTTGATGGGGAAAAACCAGGGGCAGGCGATCGCGTAGCCCGGTTTGTCCAGCAAACTTCCATCCCTATTGCCATGTTTAGTATGTTGCAAGCGCTGCCAGATACAGCCCTGTGGCATCGTCTGACGAAGGAAGGACGTATGCTCAACCAACAAGCGGCTGGCAACCAGACAACTTTGATGAACTTTGTCCCTACTCGACCGATTGAAGATATTGCTCGCGAATATATTGACGCCTTTTGGAAAATTTACGAGCCAATGCAATTTTTAGACCGCACTTATCGTCATTTTCTAATGTTAGGCGCACCGAGAAATCGGGTGCAACGGCGGAAGTTAGTTAGCTGGACGACGATTCGCGCTTTATTGATTCTGTTTTGGCGTCAAGGAGTGGTGCGGGAAACTCGCAGTAAGTTTTGGATTTATCTGTATAACATTTTTAAGCAGAATCCTCGGGTTTGGGATCATTATTTGACGGTTTGCGCTCACTTTGAACATTTTTATGATTATCGTGACCTGGTGCGTCAGCAAATCGAAAGCCAGTTAGCCGAATATTTGGCAGCAAAAGCGGCTACGGATCGGGCAATGGCTGAAACCGAAGCAATGAAACCGGAAATTGAGTCCGCAGCGGCTTAA
- a CDS encoding YdcF family protein has translation MNCYSYSRVGNILPTLQLRFSPVNMKLKSKAISRSRSIARRFSRFCLVLFAVVLIFGVSFIPLRIAIASWQVPEPQAILVLNGNPNRIRFAAELWQSHQSLDIWVSAGSEREKRLYSGIFAAAGIPPEQIHYDPCATDTVTNFTCTVDDFIRAQRRHLYLITSDYHIDRSRAIATFVLGSQGIIVTPISVPSGNFPRESRWRIVRDCIRSIVWIFTGRTGASLNPRVETEVPNSALDESQRSRLRERLCRMVPGFCQGHKR, from the coding sequence ATGAATTGCTATAGCTATAGTAGGGTGGGCAATATTTTGCCCACCCTACAGTTGCGATTTTCCCCTGTGAATATGAAACTTAAGTCAAAAGCCATATCCCGCAGTAGGTCGATCGCCAGAAGATTTAGCCGATTTTGCCTGGTTCTCTTTGCGGTTGTGCTGATTTTTGGCGTCAGTTTTATTCCCCTGCGAATTGCGATCGCCTCCTGGCAAGTACCGGAACCCCAGGCAATTTTAGTCTTGAATGGCAATCCTAACCGGATTAGATTTGCGGCTGAGTTGTGGCAGTCTCACCAGAGTTTGGATATTTGGGTTTCTGCGGGCTCGGAGAGGGAAAAGCGCTTATATAGCGGGATTTTTGCCGCAGCAGGTATTCCCCCAGAGCAAATTCACTACGATCCTTGTGCTACGGATACGGTGACTAATTTTACTTGCACCGTAGATGATTTTATTCGGGCCCAGCGGCGGCATCTCTATTTGATTACGTCCGATTATCATATCGACCGTTCCCGAGCGATCGCGACTTTTGTCCTGGGGAGTCAGGGCATCATTGTGACTCCCATATCTGTGCCTTCGGGAAATTTTCCCCGCGAATCAAGATGGCGCATTGTGAGAGACTGTATTCGTTCGATTGTCTGGATTTTTACCGGACGCACTGGCGCCAGCCTTAATCCCCGCGTGGAAACCGAGGTGCCCAATTCGGCTTTAGATGAAAGTCAGCGATCGCGCTTACGGGAGCGGTTGTGCCGGATGGTTCCGGGGTTCTGCCAGGGACATAAACGATAA
- the dusA gene encoding tRNA dihydrouridine(20/20a) synthase DusA, protein MMTLKDCINPLTLQGNPLSVAPMMDYTDRHFRYFMRQITRRTLLYTEMVTTAAIIHGDRPRLLGFSPEEKPVSLQLGGDDPQELAECVRIGTDFGYDEINLNVGCPSSRVQNGNFGACLMAQPDRVARAVEAMQQATHLPITVKHRIGIDDRDRYEDMANFVRVVSGAGCQRFTVHARKAWLQGLSPKENRDVPPLRYGDVYRLKQDFPHLFVEINGGVTTLAEVKAHLQLVDGVMIGRAAYDRPYLFAECDREIYGENTTPLTRHQVVEAMLPYIEYWLSQGLSLNKMSRHLLLLFNGQPGSRVWKRYLSENAHVPGAGVEVILAALAQVPPPEMAGLTVSNI, encoded by the coding sequence ATGATGACTCTGAAAGATTGCATAAATCCATTAACACTCCAGGGCAACCCGTTAAGTGTGGCGCCGATGATGGATTATACCGATCGCCATTTTCGCTATTTTATGCGGCAGATTACCCGTCGGACGCTGTTATATACGGAGATGGTGACGACCGCAGCGATTATTCACGGCGATCGCCCCCGACTGTTGGGTTTTTCTCCAGAGGAAAAGCCCGTATCCCTGCAACTGGGGGGGGACGATCCGCAGGAGTTGGCGGAATGCGTTCGCATTGGGACGGATTTTGGCTATGACGAGATTAATTTAAATGTCGGTTGTCCCAGCAGTCGGGTGCAAAATGGCAATTTTGGGGCTTGTTTGATGGCCCAACCAGACCGAGTTGCCCGGGCAGTGGAGGCTATGCAGCAAGCGACCCATTTGCCGATTACGGTAAAACATCGGATTGGGATTGACGATCGCGATCGCTATGAGGATATGGCGAATTTTGTCCGGGTTGTTTCTGGGGCTGGGTGTCAGCGGTTTACCGTTCATGCCCGCAAAGCCTGGTTACAAGGGTTAAGTCCCAAGGAAAATCGCGATGTTCCGCCGTTGCGTTACGGTGATGTGTATCGTTTAAAGCAAGATTTTCCCCATTTGTTTGTGGAAATTAACGGCGGTGTGACTACTTTGGCCGAGGTTAAAGCACATTTGCAGTTGGTGGATGGGGTGATGATTGGTCGGGCAGCTTACGATCGCCCTTATTTGTTTGCGGAATGCGATCGGGAGATTTATGGGGAAAATACTACGCCCCTGACGCGGCATCAAGTGGTTGAAGCCATGCTGCCTTATATTGAGTATTGGCTGAGTCAAGGGTTGAGTTTAAATAAGATGAGCCGACATTTGTTGTTATTGTTTAATGGACAACCGGGGAGTCGTGTTTGGAAACGATATCTGAGTGAAAATGCTCATGTTCCTGGGGCGGGAGTTGAGGTGATTCTGGCGGCTTTAGCCCAAGTTCCTCCCCCAGAGATGGCCGGTTTAACGGTAT